A portion of the Cyanobacteriota bacterium genome contains these proteins:
- a CDS encoding heme-binding domain-containing protein: MQKISLSLLVLLLSTQIVGAKSMQRERAEAILAKKCMDCHSDQTVYPWYSKLPIVQSVIQADIDKGKKYFHLEKELFAIEDDKDLPKYIFARLTDVIKNDSMPPVQYRIAHWDKVLTPQDKQALGEWLDQYSVTAIKPLPDPATLNLDESKVALGKKLFHDTRLSGDNSLSCASCHDLAKGGTDQAQYSTGINGAKGHINSPTVFNSSFNLKQFWDGRADDLEAQAHGPVHNPMEMGSNWNQVLGKLKRDRELRNLSGDQIANAIAEFEKSLITNGNTFDRYLAGDTNAISAQARHGYNLFKKHNCNKCHNGAAVGGASFEKMGLTKDYFAGRELSVEDNGRFNATKDPMDKHKFKVPILRNIKDTYPYFHDGSVNSLNDAVAIMGEYQVGKKLNKKDIEAIVEFLKTL; the protein is encoded by the coding sequence ATGCAAAAAATTTCCCTTAGCTTATTAGTTCTTTTACTAAGCACGCAAATAGTTGGAGCAAAATCAATGCAGCGCGAAAGAGCAGAAGCAATTCTTGCAAAGAAATGCATGGACTGTCATTCTGATCAAACTGTTTACCCATGGTACTCCAAGCTTCCTATCGTGCAGTCTGTAATTCAGGCTGATATCGACAAAGGTAAAAAATATTTTCATTTAGAGAAAGAACTGTTTGCAATAGAGGATGATAAAGATCTTCCCAAATATATTTTTGCAAGACTCACTGACGTAATCAAGAATGATTCAATGCCACCAGTGCAGTATCGTATCGCTCACTGGGACAAGGTTTTGACTCCGCAGGATAAGCAAGCTCTAGGTGAATGGTTGGATCAATACAGCGTAACAGCTATTAAGCCATTGCCTGATCCAGCGACTTTGAATTTGGATGAAAGCAAAGTAGCACTCGGCAAGAAATTATTTCATGACACACGTTTGTCAGGAGACAACAGTCTCTCTTGCGCCTCTTGTCATGATCTTGCCAAAGGAGGAACTGACCAAGCGCAATATTCTACAGGGATCAACGGAGCCAAAGGTCATATTAATTCACCAACAGTATTCAACTCGAGTTTTAATTTGAAACAGTTTTGGGATGGACGTGCTGATGATCTTGAAGCACAAGCTCATGGACCGGTGCACAACCCAATGGAGATGGGCTCTAACTGGAATCAAGTGCTTGGCAAATTGAAGCGCGATAGAGAATTGAGAAATCTAAGTGGAGATCAAATTGCAAATGCAATCGCCGAGTTTGAAAAATCATTAATTACTAATGGCAATACTTTTGACCGATATTTAGCAGGTGACACCAATGCAATTTCTGCACAAGCGCGTCACGGTTATAACTTATTTAAAAAACACAATTGCAACAAGTGTCACAACGGCGCTGCAGTTGGCGGTGCTAGTTTTGAGAAGATGGGTTTGACTAAGGATTACTTTGCTGGGCGTGAGCTTTCAGTTGAAGACAATGGTCGCTTTAACGCCACTAAGGATCCAATGGATAAGCACAAATTCAAGGTGCCGATCTTACGTAATATCAAAGATACTTATCCGTATTTTCACGATGGCTCTGTCAATAGCTTGAATGATGCGGTTGCAATTATGGGCGAGTATCAAGTAGGTAAAAAACTCAATAAGAAAGATATTGAGGCTATAGTTGAGTTTTTGAAGACACTTTAG
- a CDS encoding YggS family pyridoxal phosphate-dependent enzyme, translating to MILKDQLAKIDQDLDSALSSARVKLVAVSKYAQDEQVIEAYNLGQRLFGENYVLPALRRQQRLDLPEVQWHLLGPLQKNKVNKAVGAFEVIQSVHNLELAQLIDQRARFLGIKQKIFLQINSTGDKNGFCFETVPEAIRQIYEFENIELRGFMTMGPYEISKISETIYKRMRLLKEEMMQSFPLGVFELSMGMSNDYLLAVNCGSTMIRIGRKLFSGNEANKGEV from the coding sequence ATGATACTCAAAGATCAATTAGCCAAAATAGACCAAGATCTCGACTCTGCTCTTAGTTCAGCCAGGGTCAAGCTTGTTGCAGTTTCTAAATATGCCCAGGATGAGCAAGTAATTGAGGCATACAATTTGGGTCAAAGACTGTTTGGGGAGAATTATGTATTACCTGCTTTGCGCAGGCAGCAGCGGCTTGATTTGCCTGAAGTGCAGTGGCATCTTTTGGGACCCTTACAAAAGAACAAAGTCAATAAAGCAGTTGGTGCTTTTGAAGTGATTCAATCGGTGCATAATCTGGAGCTCGCTCAGTTGATAGATCAGCGGGCTAGGTTTTTGGGAATTAAACAAAAAATATTTTTACAAATTAATAGCACCGGTGACAAAAATGGATTTTGCTTTGAGACTGTCCCTGAGGCCATTAGACAGATTTATGAGTTTGAAAATATCGAGCTAAGGGGATTTATGACCATGGGGCCTTATGAAATTTCAAAAATCTCTGAAACAATTTACAAGCGCATGCGTCTTCTGAAAGAGGAGATGATGCAGAGCTTCCCTCTTGGCGTGTTTGAGTTATCCATGGGAATGTCAAATGATTATCTTTTGGCAGTCAACTGTGGTTCAACGATGATCCGAATAGGTAGGAAACTGTTTTCAGGCAACGAGGCTAATAAGGGAGAAGTGTAA
- the sepF gene encoding cell division protein SepF has translation MAQFKMDDFWMGPNERNFNEGFDELFKVKQDYKIPEPELTVQNQLDKMQEGDSIVGGRFTQAKGFKEAMDSVFGSWIKGKKEDKTTEEIIEFGISSTETKQETNTSSVASRLQLVQSGNSSMNIVVTEPRAFEDSLEIVNHLKTRKTVIVNLQYLERDVSQRVIDFVSGATLALDGSQERVGHGVFIFASMNTNLETESEGMKAYKDLFSKTFG, from the coding sequence ATGGCGCAATTTAAAATGGATGATTTCTGGATGGGACCTAATGAAAGAAATTTCAATGAGGGTTTTGACGAATTGTTCAAAGTCAAACAGGACTATAAAATTCCCGAGCCCGAACTAACTGTTCAAAATCAATTGGACAAAATGCAAGAAGGCGATAGTATAGTAGGTGGAAGGTTTACACAAGCAAAAGGATTTAAGGAAGCTATGGACTCAGTATTTGGATCGTGGATTAAAGGAAAGAAAGAAGACAAAACTACAGAAGAGATTATCGAATTCGGTATCTCATCTACTGAAACTAAGCAAGAGACAAATACTTCTTCAGTTGCGAGTCGTTTGCAGTTAGTGCAATCTGGTAATTCAAGCATGAACATTGTTGTTACAGAACCAAGAGCTTTTGAAGATAGCTTGGAGATTGTAAATCATCTTAAAACTCGCAAGACTGTGATTGTTAATTTACAGTATCTTGAAAGAGATGTGTCACAGAGAGTAATAGACTTTGTAAGTGGTGCAACTTTGGCACTTGATGGTAGCCAAGAAAGAGTTGGACATGGTGTCTTTATTTTTGCTTCAATGAATACTAATTTGGAAACAGAAAGCGAAGGTATGAAGGCATACAAAGATCTTTTTTCTAAGACCTTCGGCTAA